Proteins co-encoded in one uncultured Draconibacterium sp. genomic window:
- a CDS encoding PQQ-binding-like beta-propeller repeat protein: MNNQDKLKLSQNIAVIAGIFCAAVALLLLLNFWQISKTDPIESKALEALVERLKDDANNEELKEEIRNFDLLARKAYFNSQWQVETGAYMLLFGAIVLAFALRVYYSAKSKIEEPEKVLENEIASRIIAQKGIIIVGAAVMVLALLASFLSVNELKTYDVNALVADNESSTEDAVEVINVAPAQATTNEASEEVAPGENETSEVAIDGTATEATPEETASETVTEKTVAEPKPAAASSGPSLADIQINHNSFRGPLAQGVIKHKNIPTEWDSAAGTNVLWKVEVPKHGFNSPIIWGDKLFVAGANEASREVYCYNRNDGKLLWTGVADNISGSPATPPRVTDDTGLAASTLTTDGNAVFAIFGTGDVIAFDMNGKRLWARNLGVPDNHYGHSSSLITWDGKLFVQYDTNRGGKVMALDNKSGETVWETQRQAKISWASPVLAEVDGKYQLVLTADPIVAGYDVETGEELWSVECMMGEVGASVGYADGIVVAANEYARMVAIDIRTQETLWEDDFYLPEAASLLAHDGLLFAATSYGVFVCYDLKEGELLWEDDFGSPVYSSPVLADGKVYLMDNDGVMRIYEFSRELKKVGENALGEMSGPTPAFADGRIYIRGDEHVFCIGK, encoded by the coding sequence ATGAACAACCAGGATAAACTAAAACTCTCGCAGAACATTGCTGTAATTGCAGGTATTTTTTGCGCGGCTGTTGCGCTACTGCTTTTATTGAATTTTTGGCAAATCTCAAAAACCGATCCCATTGAAAGTAAAGCTTTGGAAGCATTGGTTGAGCGCCTAAAAGACGATGCCAACAACGAGGAGCTAAAAGAGGAGATTCGCAATTTCGATTTGCTGGCCCGTAAGGCTTATTTTAACAGTCAGTGGCAAGTTGAAACCGGCGCTTACATGTTGCTGTTTGGTGCCATTGTTTTGGCATTTGCATTGCGTGTTTACTACTCTGCTAAAAGTAAAATTGAAGAACCGGAAAAGGTGCTGGAAAACGAAATTGCAAGCCGTATAATCGCTCAAAAGGGAATTATAATTGTTGGAGCGGCAGTTATGGTGTTGGCACTGTTGGCTTCCTTTCTGTCGGTAAATGAGCTAAAAACGTATGACGTTAATGCTTTGGTAGCCGATAATGAATCCTCGACCGAGGATGCAGTGGAAGTTATTAATGTTGCTCCCGCACAGGCTACAACAAACGAAGCTTCGGAAGAAGTAGCTCCTGGCGAGAATGAAACCTCAGAAGTTGCGATCGATGGGACTGCAACAGAGGCCACCCCGGAGGAAACTGCATCAGAAACTGTTACAGAAAAAACAGTGGCCGAACCAAAACCGGCAGCTGCATCATCGGGTCCTTCACTGGCTGACATTCAGATAAATCATAACTCATTCCGTGGGCCTTTGGCTCAGGGCGTGATCAAGCATAAAAACATTCCTACAGAATGGGACAGCGCTGCCGGAACAAATGTGCTTTGGAAGGTTGAAGTTCCAAAACACGGATTTAACTCGCCAATTATCTGGGGCGATAAATTGTTTGTGGCAGGTGCCAATGAGGCCAGTCGCGAAGTGTATTGTTACAACCGTAATGATGGTAAACTATTGTGGACCGGAGTCGCTGATAATATCTCAGGATCGCCGGCAACACCCCCACGTGTAACCGACGATACTGGTCTAGCCGCATCAACTTTGACCACTGATGGGAACGCAGTTTTTGCCATTTTTGGTACCGGAGACGTAATCGCTTTCGATATGAACGGTAAACGTTTGTGGGCAAGAAACCTTGGTGTTCCGGATAATCACTATGGACATTCATCATCATTGATTACCTGGGATGGAAAACTTTTTGTTCAGTACGATACAAACCGCGGAGGGAAAGTGATGGCGCTGGATAATAAATCGGGTGAAACGGTTTGGGAAACGCAGCGTCAGGCTAAAATTTCATGGGCAAGTCCTGTGCTGGCCGAGGTGGATGGAAAGTATCAGTTGGTGTTAACGGCTGATCCGATTGTTGCCGGTTACGATGTGGAAACAGGAGAAGAACTTTGGTCGGTTGAATGTATGATGGGCGAGGTTGGTGCATCGGTTGGTTATGCCGACGGAATTGTGGTGGCAGCCAATGAATATGCCCGAATGGTGGCCATTGATATTCGTACACAGGAAACGCTTTGGGAAGACGATTTTTACCTGCCTGAAGCAGCCAGCCTTCTGGCGCACGACGGATTGCTATTTGCAGCAACCAGTTATGGCGTTTTTGTGTGCTACGACCTGAAAGAGGGTGAATTGCTTTGGGAAGATGATTTTGGTTCGCCGGTTTACTCGTCGCCTGTTCTTGCTGATGGAAAAGTTTACCTGATGGACAACGACGGAGTGATGAGAATATACGAATTCTCAAGAGAATTAAAGAAAGTTGGCGAAAATGCATTGGGCGAAATGTCTGGTCCAACGCCCGCTTTTGCCGATGGACGGATTTACATAAGAGGAGATGAACATGTATTTTGCATTGGGAAGTAG
- a CDS encoding 4Fe-4S binding protein, protein MNNQLNQHKNQGSFGFRIPEFRLKLKYILFTFVFFLFTYNLSAQKQRFPKPEFETGYEQPSPVTPEPRALAMEYFDVLILILVLAAATYFALKSRSRQGILWLSIFTLVYFGFYRNGCICSIGAIQNVTLTFFDPAYAISITALLFFIIPLVVTLFFGRTFCAGACPLGAIQDLVVVKPISLPKWLNKTLGLIPYLYLSLAVLFAATGTDFIICRYDPFIGIFRMDAKFLMIVLGVAFLLMGMFVARPYCRFLCPYGVLLSWMSRFSSRHLTITPSKCIQCKLCANSCPFDAIDFPTNEKEVVKSGLGPKLFITYTLVIPLWIALGVFVGAKSHTFLSKANQDVYLAELLIAHPELRNDPDNIDVQTFLASGKPMEQLVSEATVIREKFYIGSMIAGGFMGLVIGMTLLNTVVFRKRQDYEPHKGNCFSCVRCVDYCPVEK, encoded by the coding sequence ATGAATAATCAACTTAACCAGCATAAAAACCAGGGAAGCTTCGGATTTCGGATTCCGGAGTTCCGACTTAAGTTAAAGTACATACTTTTTACTTTTGTCTTTTTCCTTTTTACGTATAATTTGTCTGCACAGAAACAACGTTTTCCAAAACCTGAGTTTGAGACAGGTTACGAGCAACCATCGCCGGTTACTCCCGAACCGCGGGCACTGGCAATGGAATATTTCGATGTACTTATTTTAATTCTTGTTTTGGCGGCAGCGACCTATTTTGCCTTAAAAAGCCGTTCACGGCAGGGAATTTTGTGGCTGTCGATTTTCACACTCGTTTATTTCGGTTTTTACCGAAACGGTTGTATATGCAGCATCGGAGCGATTCAAAATGTCACGCTCACCTTTTTCGATCCGGCTTACGCAATTTCAATAACGGCCTTATTGTTTTTTATAATACCGCTGGTTGTTACGCTCTTTTTTGGGCGAACGTTCTGTGCCGGTGCCTGTCCTTTAGGTGCCATTCAGGATTTGGTGGTAGTAAAACCAATAAGTTTGCCAAAGTGGCTCAACAAAACGCTCGGATTGATTCCATATTTATACCTGTCGCTGGCAGTGCTTTTTGCCGCAACAGGAACCGATTTTATCATTTGTCGTTACGATCCGTTCATTGGGATTTTCCGCATGGATGCTAAATTTCTGATGATCGTTTTGGGTGTTGCATTCTTGTTGATGGGAATGTTTGTTGCTCGTCCGTATTGTCGCTTTTTGTGTCCGTACGGCGTGTTACTGAGCTGGATGTCGCGTTTCTCAAGTCGGCATTTAACTATCACACCATCAAAATGTATTCAGTGTAAATTATGTGCCAACTCGTGTCCTTTTGATGCTATTGATTTCCCGACCAACGAGAAAGAAGTGGTGAAATCGGGTTTGGGGCCAAAACTATTTATAACCTATACGCTGGTTATTCCATTGTGGATTGCGTTGGGTGTATTTGTTGGGGCAAAATCTCATACTTTCTTATCGAAAGCAAATCAGGATGTGTATTTGGCAGAATTACTGATTGCTCACCCCGAGTTACGTAACGATCCGGATAATATTGATGTGCAGACTTTCCTTGCATCGGGAAAACCAATGGAGCAACTGGTAAGCGAAGCAACCGTGATTCGTGAGAAATTTTATATCGGAAGTATGATTGCCGGTGGATTTATGGGATTGGTAATCGGAATGACTTTATTAAATACGGTAGTATTCCGGAAACGCCAGGATTATGAGCCACACAAAGGGAATTGTTTCAGTTGCGTAAGGTGTGTGGACTATTGTCCGGTGGAAAAATGA
- a CDS encoding PQQ-binding-like beta-propeller repeat protein: MTKRTINIILISIGTIGFISIFWWLNADPTKDFTVNLEGADNRGKGVPPQDVTIGEHFEELSSDYEVLEETWTNFRGADHDNISKSPVKLVESFGAEGPKILWSKKLGEGHSGAAIYKGLAYLLDYDEEERADILRCFSVVTGEEQWRRGYDVAIKRNHGMSRTIPAVTEDYIVTIGPKCHVMCLTRETGDFRWGLDVVKEYQNEIPFWYTGQCPLIDNGVAIIATGGSKMMVAVDCETGEKLWETPNPNGWKMSHSSVMPYTFGGRKMYVYSAIGGLLGVAADGPDAGQILWETSKWNHSVVAPSPVCMPDGKIFMTAGYGAGSMMLQLSENNGTFAVEPLYEYAPKEGLACEQQTPIFWNGYLFGIVPKDGGANRNQLICVSPNDSRKVVWSSGKETRFGLGPYFIADNKMFILSDDGTLTIARPSTEKYIQLEQVNVIEDGHDAWAPFALADGYLLLRDAETMICIDLNVNG, from the coding sequence ATGACTAAAAGAACCATAAATATCATTCTGATCTCGATCGGTACCATTGGATTTATTTCCATTTTTTGGTGGTTAAATGCCGATCCTACTAAAGATTTTACTGTTAATCTTGAAGGTGCTGATAATCGCGGAAAAGGAGTACCTCCACAGGACGTGACTATTGGAGAACACTTCGAGGAACTGTCCTCGGATTATGAGGTGTTGGAAGAAACCTGGACCAACTTTCGTGGAGCTGATCACGATAACATTTCAAAGTCGCCGGTAAAACTGGTAGAAAGTTTCGGGGCGGAAGGGCCTAAAATTCTTTGGTCGAAAAAATTAGGTGAAGGACACTCGGGAGCTGCGATCTATAAAGGTTTAGCTTATTTACTCGATTACGATGAAGAGGAACGGGCAGACATTTTGCGCTGTTTTTCGGTGGTTACCGGAGAAGAGCAGTGGCGACGTGGTTACGATGTGGCTATTAAACGAAATCACGGAATGTCGCGAACTATTCCGGCAGTTACCGAGGATTACATCGTGACCATCGGGCCGAAATGCCACGTAATGTGCCTCACCCGTGAAACAGGAGATTTTCGTTGGGGATTGGATGTGGTAAAAGAGTATCAGAATGAAATTCCGTTTTGGTACACCGGGCAATGTCCGTTAATCGACAACGGAGTTGCAATTATTGCCACCGGAGGTAGTAAAATGATGGTAGCCGTTGATTGCGAAACCGGTGAAAAATTATGGGAAACACCAAATCCTAACGGATGGAAAATGTCGCACTCATCGGTTATGCCTTATACTTTTGGCGGACGAAAAATGTATGTGTACAGTGCTATCGGAGGCTTGCTTGGAGTGGCTGCCGACGGACCTGATGCAGGACAGATATTGTGGGAAACATCGAAGTGGAATCACTCGGTTGTTGCACCGTCGCCGGTTTGTATGCCCGACGGAAAGATATTTATGACCGCAGGTTATGGTGCCGGAAGTATGATGTTGCAACTATCGGAGAATAACGGCACTTTCGCGGTTGAACCTCTTTATGAATATGCACCAAAAGAAGGACTGGCATGCGAGCAGCAAACTCCAATTTTCTGGAACGGTTACTTGTTTGGTATCGTTCCAAAAGATGGGGGTGCGAATCGGAATCAGTTGATTTGTGTGAGTCCCAATGATTCAAGAAAAGTAGTGTGGTCGAGTGGTAAGGAAACCCGTTTTGGCCTTGGACCATATTTTATTGCCGACAATAAGATGTTTATTCTGAGCGACGACGGAACACTTACTATTGCGCGCCCAAGTACCGAAAAATACATTCAGTTGGAACAGGTTAATGTAATTGAAGACGGGCACGATGCCTGGGCGCCATTTGCGCTGGCTGATGGTTATTTGTTGCTGCGCGACGCGGAAACTATGATCTGCATCGATTTGAATGTGAATGGATAG
- a CDS encoding PQQ-binding-like beta-propeller repeat protein — MKIALTLLITALAFSISAQVTQWRGPNRDGHFTETGLLKEWPEDGPELLMQVEKIGKGYSSVISEGDMIYTTGMIDTLDYLTAINPDGSFKYQVSYGLSWKNSYPDTRCTPVIDGDRIYVQSGMGRVACINKETGEEIWAVEVDKNYETDYHVWGNSETPLIVDNMVICTPGGEKTSVVALDKMTGEPIWQSESVGGARGYASATVYGLNGNRYILAVTAKEILALVPETGEVAWHYRHFDSSKWTWQENGMIWTNTPLVKGDEVFISMGYNYDAAMLKIGADGKSVSKKYTNTVLDNHHGGLVLADGYVYGSNWENNSKGNWVCMDWETGDIKYETEWDSKGSVVMADGLLYCYNERGNVGIVKPTPEGFEVISQFKITEGAGPHWAHPFIANGKLYMRHGDVLMVFNIKA, encoded by the coding sequence ATGAAGATTGCACTAACACTTTTAATTACCGCATTAGCTTTTTCAATTAGCGCCCAGGTTACGCAGTGGCGCGGACCAAACCGCGACGGGCATTTTACCGAAACCGGACTGTTGAAAGAATGGCCCGAAGACGGACCAGAATTGCTGATGCAGGTTGAAAAAATTGGAAAAGGTTATTCGTCTGTCATTTCTGAAGGCGATATGATTTATACTACAGGAATGATCGACACACTCGATTACCTGACCGCCATAAATCCTGATGGTTCGTTTAAATACCAGGTATCTTACGGTTTGTCGTGGAAAAATTCGTATCCCGATACACGCTGCACGCCGGTAATTGATGGCGACCGCATTTATGTTCAAAGTGGAATGGGCCGCGTTGCTTGTATTAACAAAGAAACGGGCGAAGAGATTTGGGCCGTTGAAGTGGATAAAAACTACGAAACCGATTACCATGTATGGGGAAATTCGGAAACTCCCTTAATCGTTGACAATATGGTAATTTGTACACCTGGTGGAGAGAAAACAAGTGTGGTTGCTTTGGATAAAATGACGGGAGAACCAATCTGGCAAAGCGAGTCGGTAGGTGGAGCGCGTGGTTATGCATCAGCAACAGTGTACGGGCTTAACGGTAATCGTTATATTTTGGCAGTTACCGCAAAAGAAATTTTGGCACTGGTTCCCGAAACCGGTGAAGTTGCTTGGCATTACCGACACTTTGACTCGTCGAAGTGGACCTGGCAGGAAAATGGTATGATCTGGACAAATACACCGCTGGTCAAGGGCGATGAAGTTTTCATCTCTATGGGATACAATTATGATGCAGCCATGCTGAAAATTGGTGCCGATGGTAAATCGGTTTCAAAGAAGTACACCAACACCGTGCTTGATAATCATCACGGCGGACTTGTCTTGGCTGACGGTTATGTTTACGGTTCGAACTGGGAAAATAATAGCAAAGGAAACTGGGTTTGCATGGACTGGGAAACCGGCGATATAAAATACGAAACCGAATGGGACTCGAAAGGTTCTGTGGTAATGGCCGACGGCTTATTGTATTGTTACAACGAACGCGGGAATGTGGGAATTGTAAAACCTACTCCCGAAGGATTTGAAGTGATCAGTCAGTTTAAAATTACAGAAGGAGCGGGACCGCATTGGGCGCATCCGTTTATTGCAAATGGGAAGTTGTATATGCGCCATGGCGACGTATTAATGGTGTTCAATATTAAAGCTTAA
- a CDS encoding response regulator transcription factor translates to MSKTRCIIVDDEPLAIEVLKSHIQKLDSLEIVGTCADAIEAFDFLKTHNVDLVFLDINMPEMKGTDLVKTLKNPPAIVFTTAYREYAIESYDLNVLDYLLKPISFERFLQAVEKYNQQNWLIEEVTLHKNNGDSEYIYLREKNVIHKIPVTKIVYVESFGDYLKLHTPDREINSRCTMSALEKALPDKDFIRVHRSFLVAVSRITSFSPVMVAIGDKEFPIGTRYREKTFEKLDYNSFLNK, encoded by the coding sequence ATGAGTAAAACAAGATGCATAATAGTTGATGATGAGCCGCTTGCCATTGAAGTGCTGAAATCGCATATTCAAAAGCTGGATTCGTTGGAGATTGTTGGGACTTGTGCCGACGCCATTGAGGCTTTCGATTTTTTGAAAACGCACAATGTCGACCTAGTTTTTCTTGACATCAACATGCCGGAAATGAAAGGAACCGATCTGGTAAAAACTTTAAAAAATCCGCCGGCCATTGTTTTTACAACTGCCTATCGCGAATATGCCATTGAAAGTTACGACCTGAATGTATTGGACTACCTGCTGAAACCCATTTCTTTCGAGCGCTTTTTGCAGGCGGTGGAAAAATACAATCAACAAAATTGGTTGATTGAAGAAGTTACGCTACACAAAAATAATGGCGACTCAGAATACATTTATCTACGCGAAAAAAATGTAATTCACAAAATACCGGTCACCAAAATTGTATATGTGGAAAGTTTTGGTGATTACCTGAAACTGCACACACCAGACCGCGAAATCAACAGTCGTTGCACCATGTCCGCACTCGAAAAAGCATTGCCTGACAAAGATTTTATTCGTGTGCATCGATCATTTCTGGTTGCCGTTAGTCGCATAACCAGTTTTAGTCCGGTAATGGTGGCCATTGGCGACAAAGAGTTCCCGATAGGAACAAGATACCGCGAAAAGACCTTTGAAAAACTCGATTATAACTCATTCCTGAACAAATAG
- a CDS encoding histidine kinase: MNENQLPIFFRYRLLWHLLFWVVVFIGYWLTYGGYLDHYYAEFIIGLTLLPARIIGTYTMIYLILPFALEKKKFVTFGVLTLVHALLFGFLIYMSYYFPNLFPEFFDYSKLPLFYVPKILSKIISNYGIPVLAAFIIVFKKWYIDELKNKKLAEEKLEAELNFLKSQVHPHFLFNTLNNLYALTLIKSEKTPDIVLKLSGLLDYMIYKSNDDFVPLKEEIKIIESYVELESMRYNNRLDLKYNVEGDVDGHRIAPLILLPFIENAFKHGASKDRKNPKVDINIYIDERCLTLMVKNSIHKEKEKEENLNEGIGLKNVRRRLELLYPKSHKLTIDKQDTKFEINLRVCWANE; encoded by the coding sequence ATGAACGAAAACCAACTACCAATATTTTTCCGCTACCGTTTGCTGTGGCACCTTTTGTTTTGGGTGGTTGTTTTTATCGGCTACTGGCTTACCTACGGCGGATATCTCGATCATTACTACGCAGAATTTATCATCGGGCTTACTTTGTTACCGGCACGAATCATCGGAACTTACACGATGATTTATCTGATTCTGCCATTTGCGCTGGAGAAAAAGAAGTTTGTAACCTTTGGCGTTCTTACGCTGGTTCATGCGTTGTTGTTTGGCTTTCTGATATATATGTCGTATTACTTCCCGAATTTATTTCCGGAGTTTTTCGACTATTCGAAGTTGCCACTGTTTTACGTACCCAAAATTCTAAGCAAGATTATTTCGAACTATGGAATTCCGGTGTTGGCAGCTTTTATAATCGTATTTAAAAAGTGGTACATCGACGAGCTAAAGAATAAAAAGCTGGCCGAAGAAAAGCTTGAAGCTGAGCTGAATTTCCTGAAATCGCAGGTTCACCCGCACTTTTTGTTTAATACACTGAATAACCTGTATGCACTAACTTTGATCAAATCGGAAAAGACACCCGATATTGTGTTGAAATTGTCCGGTTTGCTCGATTATATGATCTACAAAAGCAACGACGATTTTGTTCCGCTGAAAGAAGAAATCAAAATTATTGAGAGTTATGTGGAACTGGAAAGCATGCGTTACAATAATCGTCTCGACTTGAAATATAACGTGGAAGGAGATGTTGACGGTCACCGGATTGCGCCACTGATTTTATTGCCTTTTATTGAAAATGCATTTAAACACGGAGCCAGTAAAGATCGTAAAAATCCGAAGGTGGATATCAATATTTATATTGACGAAAGATGCCTCACTTTGATGGTGAAAAACTCAATTCATAAGGAGAAGGAAAAGGAAGAAAACCTGAACGAGGGAATTGGATTGAAGAATGTACGACGCCGTTTGGAGTTGCTTTACCCGAAATCGCATAAACTTACGATTGATAAGCAAGATACGAAGTTTGAAATTAACCTAAGAGTTTGCTGGGCAAATGAGTAA
- a CDS encoding PQQ-binding-like beta-propeller repeat protein codes for MIRKCLFLASALFFSVTILFAQEPTVWRGQNNGVYPETGLLKEWPANGPEILWTAEGLGEGHSSPVFANDKIYLSTMIEGEGFIFIFSQNGEVIKKVSYGKEFEESYPGARSSVVVAGDLMYIYSGHGVLTCMDSETGEVKWRKSAFEDFDGENIRWGVTETVLIDGDVLYLTPGGKKNNMVALNRFNGDLNWTSAGKGELSAYCTPLLVELPARKLLVTHTADHIIGVDAKTGQLLWDYPHINRWSVHPNTPLFYNGDLFCFSGYGKGGVKLDLSDDGSSVTKQWDKVELDSRMGGMVVVDGYMYGSGDNAREWRCVDWETGEEKYVSKDIAKGVTIYADGMLYCYSERGELALVKASPDGFNIVSQTKVELGTAQHWAHPVINNGRLFVRHGDVLIAYKIK; via the coding sequence ATGATTAGAAAATGTTTATTTCTTGCTTCAGCATTATTTTTCTCAGTAACAATTTTGTTTGCCCAGGAGCCGACTGTTTGGCGTGGCCAAAACAACGGTGTTTACCCGGAAACCGGTCTGTTAAAAGAGTGGCCGGCCAATGGTCCTGAAATTTTATGGACTGCGGAAGGATTGGGTGAAGGACACTCATCGCCGGTTTTTGCCAACGATAAAATTTACCTTTCAACGATGATTGAAGGTGAAGGTTTTATTTTCATTTTCTCGCAAAACGGTGAAGTAATTAAAAAGGTTTCGTACGGAAAGGAATTCGAAGAAAGTTACCCGGGAGCACGCTCGTCGGTTGTAGTTGCAGGCGATTTAATGTATATCTACAGCGGCCATGGAGTTTTAACCTGCATGGACTCGGAAACCGGAGAAGTAAAATGGCGCAAAAGCGCTTTTGAAGATTTCGATGGTGAAAACATTCGCTGGGGAGTAACAGAAACCGTTTTAATTGACGGCGACGTACTTTATCTAACTCCGGGTGGAAAGAAAAATAATATGGTGGCCTTAAATCGCTTTAATGGTGATTTGAATTGGACTTCAGCAGGAAAAGGCGAATTATCTGCTTATTGTACGCCGTTACTGGTTGAACTTCCTGCTCGCAAATTATTGGTAACTCACACTGCCGATCATATTATTGGTGTTGATGCCAAAACCGGGCAATTGTTGTGGGATTATCCGCACATCAACCGTTGGAGCGTTCATCCAAATACGCCACTTTTTTACAACGGCGATTTATTCTGTTTCAGTGGTTACGGAAAAGGTGGTGTTAAACTCGACCTTAGCGACGACGGCAGTAGCGTTACCAAACAGTGGGATAAGGTGGAACTCGACAGCCGCATGGGAGGAATGGTTGTGGTTGACGGTTACATGTACGGATCGGGCGATAACGCGCGCGAATGGCGTTGTGTAGACTGGGAAACCGGCGAAGAAAAATACGTTTCAAAAGATATTGCAAAAGGCGTTACCATTTATGCCGACGGCATGTTGTATTGCTACAGCGAGCGTGGAGAACTGGCACTGGTAAAAGCTTCACCCGATGGTTTCAATATTGTAAGTCAAACAAAAGTGGAACTGGGAACAGCTCAACATTGGGCGCATCCGGTAATCAATAATGGCCGCCTGTTTGTGCGGCATGGCGATGTGCTGATAGCCTATAAAATTAAATAG
- the typA gene encoding translational GTPase TypA: MTEIRNIAIIAHVDHGKTTLVDRILHQVKLFRENQEVQELLLDNNDLERERGITILSKNVSVRYKDTKINIIDTPGHSDFGGEVERVLNMADGVLLIVDAFEGPMPQTRFVLQKAIELGLKPMVVVNKVDKENCTPDIAQEKVFDLMFSLDATEEQLDFPTVYGSAKGGWMGPDWQNPTEDVVYLLDQILEHIPAAQPKDGTVQMRITSLDYSSYTGRIAVGKVTRGELVPGSRVSLVKRDGSIIKSVAKECYLFEGLGKEKTKEPVPSGEICAVLGLEGFDIGDTIADAEEPEGLTPIQVDEPTMSMTFVSNNSPFFGRDGKFVTSRQVRDRLFKETEKNLALRVEETDSADRFLVYGRGILHLSILIETMRREGYEIQVGQPQVIIKEIDGVKCEPIEALTVQVPDEFSGKVIELVTARKGDIANIEVKDDRAHLEFFVPSRGLIGLRNQMLTATEGEAIMAHRLKGYEPWKGELGVKRNGALISLETGTAIAYSIDKMQDRGRFFVEPGEEVYAGQVIGEYTRMDDLTINIIRTKKLSNMRASGSDEKTAIAPAIKFSLEEAMEYIRNDEYIEITPNFMRIRKIYLDEHERKRRAKAISE, encoded by the coding sequence ATGACAGAAATCAGAAACATTGCAATTATTGCACACGTTGACCACGGTAAAACTACGTTGGTTGACCGTATACTTCACCAGGTAAAATTGTTCCGCGAAAACCAGGAGGTTCAGGAACTGTTGCTGGATAACAATGATCTGGAACGTGAGCGTGGAATCACCATTCTTTCGAAAAACGTTTCAGTACGCTACAAAGACACCAAAATTAACATCATCGATACACCGGGGCACAGCGACTTTGGTGGCGAGGTGGAGCGTGTATTAAACATGGCCGACGGTGTTTTATTGATTGTTGATGCTTTTGAAGGACCAATGCCACAAACCCGTTTTGTGCTGCAAAAAGCCATCGAACTGGGATTAAAACCAATGGTGGTGGTTAACAAAGTTGACAAAGAAAACTGTACGCCGGACATTGCTCAGGAGAAAGTTTTCGATCTAATGTTTAGCCTTGATGCAACCGAAGAGCAGTTGGACTTTCCAACGGTTTATGGTTCGGCAAAAGGTGGCTGGATGGGCCCCGATTGGCAAAATCCAACTGAAGATGTGGTTTATTTGCTCGATCAGATTTTGGAACATATTCCGGCAGCACAACCAAAAGACGGAACTGTACAGATGCGCATCACGTCGCTTGATTATTCGTCGTATACCGGCCGAATTGCAGTTGGAAAAGTTACGCGTGGCGAGTTGGTTCCGGGATCAAGAGTTTCCTTGGTAAAACGCGATGGAAGCATTATAAAATCAGTAGCAAAAGAATGCTATCTGTTTGAAGGTCTCGGTAAAGAAAAAACAAAGGAACCTGTTCCGTCGGGCGAGATTTGTGCCGTTCTCGGACTGGAAGGTTTTGATATTGGCGATACCATTGCCGATGCTGAAGAACCGGAAGGATTGACACCGATCCAGGTAGATGAGCCAACAATGAGCATGACATTTGTGTCGAATAACTCGCCATTTTTTGGTCGCGATGGTAAGTTTGTAACATCGCGTCAGGTGCGCGACCGCCTGTTTAAAGAAACCGAAAAGAACCTTGCTTTGCGGGTTGAAGAAACTGATTCGGCAGATAGATTTTTGGTTTATGGCCGTGGAATTCTTCACTTGTCAATTTTGATTGAAACCATGCGTCGCGAGGGCTACGAAATTCAGGTGGGACAGCCACAGGTTATCATCAAAGAAATTGACGGCGTAAAGTGTGAGCCGATTGAAGCGTTAACTGTTCAGGTACCCGATGAATTTTCGGGAAAAGTAATTGAGCTGGTTACCGCACGAAAAGGCGATATCGCAAATATTGAAGTAAAAGACGATCGTGCGCATTTGGAATTCTTTGTTCCATCTCGCGGGTTGATTGGTTTACGTAACCAAATGCTCACGGCTACTGAAGGAGAGGCGATTATGGCGCACCGACTTAAAGGTTACGAGCCGTGGAAAGGAGAACTGGGCGTAAAACGTAATGGCGCACTTATTTCGTTGGAAACAGGTACTGCCATCGCTTACTCAATTGATAAAATGCAGGATCGCGGACGTTTCTTTGTTGAGCCGGGCGAGGAAGTTTACGCCGGCCAGGTAATTGGCGAATACACGCGTATGGACGACTTGACTATCAATATCATCCGAACCAAAAAGCTAAGTAATATGCGTGCTTCGGGTTCCGATGAAAAAACAGCTATTGCGCCGGCAATTAAATTTTCGCTGGAAGAAGCAATGGAGTACATTCGTAATGATGAATATATAGAGATTACGCCGAATTTCATGCGTATTCGTAAAATATACCTGGATGAGCATGAGCGTAAACGCCGTGCAAAAGCAATAAGTGAATAA